Proteins encoded by one window of Arachis ipaensis cultivar K30076 chromosome B04, Araip1.1, whole genome shotgun sequence:
- the LOC107638750 gene encoding DNA oxidative demethylase ALKBH2, whose amino-acid sequence MNVLKLKAVSEAANPNDTAKKTETVDLGNGSDVVYIQRLIPYEDSWQWFHYLDNHISWTRPTVRVFGKSFLQPRETCYVASPGLTELTYSGYQPHAYTWDDFPLLKDILDVVLKALPGSIFNSVLLNRYKGGDDYVGWHADDEKLYGSTPEIASISLGCERDFFLKKKQCKKSCDGSDEPARKRLKKSSHADQHTFRLKHGSLLVMRGYTQRDWIHSVPKRAKVNGTRINLTFRRVF is encoded by the exons ATGAATGTGTTGAAGCTGAAGGCGGTGTCTGAAGCAGCGAACCCTAATGACACCGCGAAGAAGACGGAGACGGTGGACCTGGGTAACGGAAGCGACGTCGTTTACATTCAGCGCTTAATTCCCTACGAAGACTCATGGCAATGGTTCCATTACCTCGACAACCATATCTCATGGACCAGACCCACCGTTCGCGTCTTCGGAAAATCCTTCCTTCAG CCTCGGGAGACATGTTATGTTGCAAGTCCTGGGTTGACTGAGTTGACTTACAGTGGCTATCAACCGCATGCATATACTTGGGATGATTTTCCACTGCTTAAAGACATCTTGGATGTT GTCCTTAAAGCTCTTCCTGGGAGTATTTTTAATAGCGTACTCTTAAATAGGTATAAAGGTGGTGATGACTATGTTGGTTGGCATGCTGATGATGAGAAGCTTTATGGATCAACGCCCGAAATTGCTTCCATATCTCTTGGATGCGAACGTGATTTCTTCCTGAAGAAGAAGCAATGTAAAAAATCTTGTG ATGGAAGTGATGAGCCTGCAAGAAAGCGATTAAAGAAGAGTAGCCATGCTGATCAGCACACCTTTAGACTAAAGCATGGATCCCTTTTGGTGATGAGAGGCTATACCCAAAGGGATTGGATTCACTCTGTCCCTAAGCGTGCAAAAGTGAACGGTACACGCATTAATCTTACCTTTCGACGtgttttttga